One genomic window of Haloferax mediterranei ATCC 33500 includes the following:
- the hemL gene encoding glutamate-1-semialdehyde 2,1-aminomutase has translation MRHDESRALYDRALSVLAGGVNSSVRATQPYPFFVERGDGAHVIDPDGNRYIDYVLGYGPLLYGHDIPEPIQAAVQKHAAAGPMYGAPTEIEVEHAEFVARHVPSVEMIRFVNSGTEATVSAVRLARATTGRDKIVIMQGGYHGAQESTLVEGEPGNVQPSTRGVPSSFAEHTLPVPFNDEEAIREVFEEHGEDIAAVMTEPILANTAIIHPVDGYLQTLRDITEEHDSLLIFDEVITGFRVGGLQCAQGKFGVTPDITTFGKIIGGGFPVGAIGGKAELIEQFTPGGDVFQSGTFSGHPVTVAAGHEYLKYAAENDVYDHVNRLGEKLRRGITDILEDQAPEYTVVGTDSMFKTVFTRHGSADRADECADGCTQHEACPNYDYCPKNGADVAKAETDRWERVFWQEMKDQGVFLTANQFESQFVSYAHTDEDIEETLEAYKTAL, from the coding sequence ATGAGACACGACGAGTCCCGAGCGTTGTACGACCGGGCGTTATCGGTGCTTGCCGGCGGCGTGAACTCCTCAGTCCGGGCGACACAGCCCTACCCGTTCTTCGTCGAGCGCGGTGACGGCGCGCACGTCATCGACCCCGACGGGAACCGCTACATCGACTACGTGCTGGGCTACGGGCCGCTCCTCTACGGCCACGACATCCCCGAACCCATCCAAGCGGCGGTCCAGAAACACGCCGCGGCCGGGCCGATGTACGGCGCGCCGACCGAAATCGAGGTCGAGCACGCCGAATTCGTCGCGCGACACGTCCCCTCGGTCGAGATGATTCGATTCGTCAACTCCGGCACGGAAGCGACCGTCTCGGCGGTCCGACTCGCCCGCGCAACCACCGGCCGCGACAAAATCGTCATCATGCAGGGCGGCTACCACGGCGCACAGGAATCTACGCTCGTCGAGGGCGAACCCGGCAACGTACAACCCAGTACCCGCGGCGTCCCATCCTCGTTCGCCGAACACACCCTTCCCGTCCCGTTCAACGACGAGGAAGCGATTCGCGAGGTGTTCGAGGAACACGGCGAGGACATCGCGGCTGTCATGACCGAGCCGATTCTCGCGAACACGGCCATCATCCACCCGGTCGACGGCTACCTCCAGACCCTCCGCGACATCACCGAGGAACACGACTCGCTTCTCATCTTCGACGAGGTCATCACCGGCTTCCGCGTCGGCGGCCTCCAGTGCGCCCAAGGGAAGTTCGGCGTCACGCCGGACATCACGACCTTCGGGAAGATTATTGGCGGCGGATTCCCCGTCGGCGCAATCGGCGGCAAAGCCGAACTCATAGAGCAGTTCACCCCCGGCGGCGACGTGTTCCAGTCTGGTACCTTCTCGGGCCACCCGGTCACGGTCGCTGCGGGCCACGAGTACCTGAAATACGCCGCCGAAAACGACGTGTACGACCACGTCAACCGTCTCGGCGAGAAACTGCGGCGCGGCATCACCGACATCCTCGAAGACCAGGCACCCGAGTACACCGTCGTCGGCACGGACTCGATGTTCAAGACCGTCTTCACCCGCCACGGCTCGGCCGACCGCGCCGACGAGTGCGCAGACGGCTGCACGCAGCACGAAGCGTGCCCGAACTACGACTACTGCCCGAAGAACGGCGCGGACGTGGCGAAGGCCGAAACCGACCGCTGGGAGCGCGTCTTCTGGCAGGAAATGAAAGACCAAGGCGTCTTCCTCACCGCGAACCAGTTCGAATCGCAGTTCGTCTCCTACGCCCACACCGACGAGGACATCGAAGAGACGCTGGAAGCGTACAAGACGGCGCTATAG
- a CDS encoding CPBP family glutamic-type intramembrane protease: MVNVEILGGLVVALGGMSIVGLVTDRYLSEPDNLRTDLLVSDANKWVVFALLCSYVILVEGRQLSSMTGRALDPLSFVAVVGGGVFALFAANALTAPLFDRFEVGGLGNDMSEFTSLSIRHRLFVAATAGITEEVLFHGYAIERLLDVTGSPLIAGGVSFVAFTASHAVGWDRGAVARIAVPALLTTVMYLLVRDVVVLVAIHALNDAVGLLLVGSVRDIDGTAERATQ; the protein is encoded by the coding sequence GTGGTGAATGTCGAAATCCTCGGCGGCCTCGTCGTCGCCCTTGGTGGAATGTCCATCGTCGGCCTGGTCACTGACCGATACCTCTCCGAACCCGACAACCTCCGGACGGACCTCCTCGTGAGCGACGCGAACAAGTGGGTGGTGTTCGCGCTCCTGTGTAGTTACGTCATCCTCGTCGAAGGTCGACAGCTGTCGTCGATGACCGGACGTGCTCTCGACCCGCTCTCGTTCGTCGCGGTCGTCGGCGGCGGCGTCTTCGCCCTTTTCGCGGCGAATGCGCTGACCGCGCCGCTCTTCGACCGCTTCGAGGTGGGCGGTCTCGGAAACGACATGTCGGAGTTCACGTCGCTGTCGATTCGACACCGACTGTTCGTCGCCGCAACGGCCGGAATCACCGAAGAAGTGCTATTTCACGGCTACGCCATCGAGCGATTGCTCGACGTGACCGGGAGTCCGCTTATCGCCGGGGGCGTCTCCTTCGTCGCCTTCACGGCGAGCCACGCGGTCGGGTGGGACCGCGGCGCAGTCGCCAGAATCGCGGTTCCCGCGCTGTTGACAACCGTGATGTACCTGCTCGTGCGCGACGTGGTCGTTCTCGTGGCTATCCACGCCCTGAACGACGCGGTCGGATTGTTGCTTGTCGGGTCGGTTCGGGATATCGACGGCACCGCCGAGCGGGCGACCCAGTAA
- a CDS encoding P-II family nitrogen regulator, whose product MSDADLPNDGGIKLVMAIIRPDKLADVKTALAEVGAPSLTVTNVSGRGSQPAKKSQWRGEEYTVDLHQKVKVECVVADTPAEDVADAIADAAHTGEKGDGKIFILPVENAIQVRTGKTGRDAV is encoded by the coding sequence ATGAGTGACGCTGACCTGCCGAACGACGGCGGTATCAAACTCGTCATGGCCATCATCCGCCCCGACAAACTCGCCGACGTGAAGACGGCGCTCGCCGAGGTTGGCGCGCCCTCGCTCACGGTGACGAACGTCTCCGGGCGCGGGTCGCAACCGGCCAAAAAGAGCCAGTGGCGCGGCGAAGAGTACACCGTCGACCTCCACCAGAAAGTGAAAGTCGAGTGCGTCGTCGCCGACACACCCGCCGAGGACGTTGCCGATGCCATCGCAGACGCCGCCCACACGGGTGAGAAGGGCGACGGGAAGATATTCATCCTGCCCGTCGAGAACGCGATTCAGGTTCGGACCGGCAAGACCGGACGCGACGCGGTCTGA
- a CDS encoding ammonium transporter, which produces MLTALQADLASVVEGVNLVWVLTVTFLIFFMHAGFAMLEAGQVRAKNVANQLTKNLLTWSIGVIVFFLLGAAVSAIVAGLTGGPATTVADAFMGLYAPDASATTAWVDWLFGAVFAMTAATIVSGAVAGRARLRAYLTYTILIAGVIYPVVVGVTWAGGFLNGLGFHDFAGGMIVHGMGGIAGLTAAWIIGPRMNRFNADGSANVIPGHSITFAVLGTLILAFGWYGFNVGTAAAPLAYSDGGVTLGSFAYVGRVALVTTLGMAAGALGAGGVAFYKTGKVDTLYVANGVLAGLVGITAIADDIVWPGALVVGLLAGAQLPIVFEFVEKRLRIDDVCAVFPVHGSAGVLGTLLYPVFAVPVWHEGASIVSLAVPQVVGVGVIAVWTFVATTAIFGGFRAIGQVRVSADHERQGLDTAEHGVDTYPEFGSPDADTGIRADGSGIPYGHGFMTTQEDE; this is translated from the coding sequence ATGCTGACCGCACTTCAGGCAGACCTCGCCTCGGTCGTCGAGGGCGTGAATCTCGTGTGGGTCCTCACCGTCACGTTCCTCATCTTCTTCATGCACGCCGGCTTCGCCATGCTCGAAGCCGGGCAGGTGCGTGCGAAGAACGTCGCAAATCAGCTCACGAAGAACCTCCTGACGTGGAGTATCGGCGTCATCGTGTTCTTCCTCCTCGGTGCGGCCGTCTCGGCAATCGTCGCCGGACTTACCGGCGGCCCGGCAACGACCGTCGCAGACGCCTTCATGGGTCTCTACGCACCCGACGCCTCGGCGACGACCGCGTGGGTCGATTGGCTCTTCGGTGCCGTCTTCGCCATGACCGCCGCCACCATCGTCTCCGGTGCAGTGGCGGGCCGCGCGAGGCTTCGTGCGTACCTGACCTACACCATCCTCATCGCGGGCGTCATCTACCCCGTCGTCGTCGGCGTCACCTGGGCCGGTGGCTTCCTCAACGGTCTCGGCTTCCACGACTTTGCCGGCGGCATGATTGTCCACGGAATGGGCGGCATCGCTGGTCTCACCGCCGCGTGGATTATCGGCCCGCGCATGAACCGCTTCAACGCCGACGGCAGCGCGAACGTCATCCCCGGCCACTCCATCACGTTCGCCGTCCTCGGGACGCTCATCCTCGCGTTCGGCTGGTACGGCTTCAACGTCGGTACCGCCGCTGCACCACTCGCGTACAGTGACGGCGGCGTGACCCTCGGCTCGTTCGCCTACGTCGGACGGGTCGCGCTCGTGACCACCCTCGGCATGGCCGCGGGCGCACTCGGCGCGGGCGGCGTCGCGTTCTACAAGACCGGCAAGGTCGACACGCTCTACGTCGCAAACGGCGTTCTCGCCGGACTCGTCGGCATCACCGCCATCGCCGACGACATCGTCTGGCCCGGCGCTCTCGTCGTCGGGCTTCTCGCCGGCGCACAACTTCCAATCGTCTTCGAGTTCGTCGAAAAGCGCCTCCGCATCGACGACGTGTGTGCGGTCTTCCCCGTTCACGGCTCCGCGGGCGTTCTCGGGACGCTCCTGTACCCGGTGTTCGCCGTCCCCGTTTGGCACGAAGGCGCGTCCATCGTCTCGCTCGCCGTTCCGCAGGTGGTCGGCGTCGGCGTCATCGCCGTCTGGACCTTCGTCGCCACCACGGCAATCTTCGGCGGCTTCCGCGCCATTGGACAGGTCCGTGTCTCCGCCGACCACGAGCGTCAGGGACTCGACACGGCCGAACACGGCGTCGACACCTACCCCGAATTCGGCTCGCCCGACGCCGACACCGGTATCCGCGCCGACGGCTCCGGGATTCCCTACGGGCATGGATTCATGACGACACAGGAGGACGAATAA
- a CDS encoding P-II family nitrogen regulator has product MSETETGNDGIKLVMAIIRPDKLADVKTALAEVGAPSLTVTNVSGRGSQPAKKGQWRGEEYTVDLHQKVKIECVVADIPAGDVVDAIAEAAHTGEKGDGKIFILPVEGAVQVRTGKEGSPAV; this is encoded by the coding sequence ATGAGCGAGACTGAGACCGGAAACGACGGTATCAAGCTCGTCATGGCCATCATCCGTCCCGACAAGCTCGCCGACGTGAAGACCGCACTCGCCGAAGTCGGCGCGCCCTCGCTCACAGTGACGAACGTCTCCGGGCGCGGCTCACAGCCCGCGAAGAAAGGCCAATGGCGCGGCGAAGAGTACACCGTCGACCTTCACCAGAAGGTCAAAATCGAGTGCGTCGTCGCCGACATCCCGGCTGGCGACGTGGTCGACGCTATCGCGGAGGCCGCCCACACGGGCGAGAAAGGAGACGGGAAGATATTCATCCTGCCCGTCGAGGGAGCCGTCCAAGTTCGAACCGGCAAGGAGGGGAGTCCAGCAGTCTGA
- a CDS encoding ammonium transporter, producing MIPLQVDPNVVAQGVNYVWILVVSFLIFFMQPGFALLEAGQVRAKNVGNVLMKNMTDWALGVLVYFVVGAGVATIVGGLTSPGGFDVAAAFSYIGDSGAWIDWLFGAVFAMTAATIVSGAVAERMDFRAYVVFAATITGFIYPVVQGLTWSGGLLSGSGYLGAALGVGYLDFAGATVVHMCGGVAGLVGAKMVGPRKGRFGASGESQPIPGHSMLLAVLGTLILAFGWYGFNVGTQATVLATTESGGLEFMGAALGRVALVTTLGMGAGAVAAMVVSTNYQGKPDPLWMANGLLAGLVAVTGAVPHVTWWGGLVLGALGGAIVLPAYRWTVDSLKIDDVCGVFAVHGVAGAVGTALIPVFAVGGFSATQLVMQVAGVGIIALWTIVASAVVFAAAGTVFGLRVSEEEELEGLDIGEHGVSVYPEFIGESGPDRGVGTRAATDGGNDVRTDGGNDVRTDGGNDVRTDGGNDVRTDGGNDVRTDGGNDVRTDGDVVGDNGVAVTEGNDSAAVDGGENQ from the coding sequence GTGATTCCATTGCAGGTCGACCCCAACGTCGTCGCACAGGGGGTCAACTACGTGTGGATACTCGTCGTCTCGTTCCTCATCTTCTTCATGCAGCCGGGGTTCGCGCTCTTAGAGGCAGGGCAGGTACGCGCGAAAAACGTGGGGAACGTGCTGATGAAGAACATGACCGACTGGGCGCTCGGCGTCCTCGTGTACTTCGTCGTCGGTGCGGGCGTGGCGACAATCGTCGGCGGCCTCACCTCGCCGGGCGGCTTCGACGTTGCCGCCGCGTTCTCGTACATCGGCGACTCCGGCGCGTGGATTGACTGGCTCTTCGGTGCCGTCTTCGCCATGACCGCCGCCACCATCGTCTCCGGTGCCGTCGCAGAGCGCATGGATTTCCGTGCGTACGTCGTCTTCGCGGCGACCATCACGGGATTCATCTACCCCGTCGTACAGGGCCTGACGTGGTCCGGCGGCCTGCTCTCCGGAAGCGGCTATCTCGGTGCCGCGCTCGGCGTCGGCTACCTCGACTTCGCCGGTGCGACCGTCGTCCATATGTGCGGTGGCGTCGCCGGTCTCGTCGGCGCGAAGATGGTTGGCCCGCGCAAGGGTCGCTTCGGCGCGAGCGGTGAGAGCCAGCCCATTCCGGGCCACTCGATGCTGCTCGCGGTCCTCGGGACGCTCATCCTCGCGTTCGGCTGGTACGGCTTCAACGTCGGCACGCAGGCGACCGTCCTCGCAACCACCGAAAGCGGCGGTCTGGAGTTCATGGGTGCCGCACTCGGCCGCGTCGCGCTCGTGACGACCCTCGGCATGGGTGCCGGTGCGGTGGCCGCGATGGTCGTCTCCACGAACTACCAGGGTAAGCCCGACCCGCTCTGGATGGCGAACGGTCTGCTCGCCGGACTTGTGGCCGTCACGGGCGCTGTCCCGCACGTCACGTGGTGGGGTGGCCTCGTCCTCGGCGCACTCGGCGGCGCAATCGTCCTGCCCGCGTACCGCTGGACCGTCGACTCGCTGAAAATTGATGACGTGTGCGGCGTCTTCGCCGTCCACGGCGTCGCCGGCGCGGTCGGCACGGCCCTCATTCCGGTGTTCGCCGTCGGCGGCTTTTCGGCCACGCAACTGGTCATGCAGGTCGCCGGTGTCGGCATCATCGCCCTGTGGACCATCGTCGCCTCGGCGGTCGTCTTCGCGGCCGCTGGCACCGTCTTCGGCCTCCGCGTCTCGGAGGAAGAAGAACTCGAAGGCCTCGATATCGGCGAACACGGCGTCTCGGTCTACCCAGAGTTCATCGGCGAATCGGGTCCCGACCGTGGCGTTGGAACGCGCGCCGCAACTGACGGTGGGAACGATGTCCGGACTGACGGTGGGAACGATGTCCGGACTGACGGTGGGAACGATGTCCGGACTGACGGTGGGAACGATGTCCGGACTGACGGTGGGAACGATGTCCGGACTGACGGTGGGAACGATGTCCGGACTGACGGCGACGTCGTTGGCGACAACGGCGTGGCCGTGACTGAAGGCAACGATTCGGCCGCAGTCGACGGAGGTGAAAACCAATGA
- the hemB gene encoding porphobilinogen synthase — protein MDLTDRPRRLRTDGIRPLVSETTLDATDLVAPVFVDATADERVPIESMPGHERVPVDAAVDRVSEVLETGVEAVIVFGIPESKDEQGSRAYASDGVVQEAVRRITAETDAYVITDVCLCEYTDHGHCGVLESHAEDDPTLTVENEPTLDLLAKTAVSHAEAGADMVAPSAAMDGMVGAIREGLDTSGYSDIPIMSYAAKYESAFYGPFRDAADGAPAFGDRRHYQMNPANAREAMREVTLDVEQGADVLMVKPGLPYLDIIRDIREAYDHPVAAYNVSGEYAMLHAAAEKGWLDLDGVAHESLLSLKRAGADLIITYFAESVAKQLSAGR, from the coding sequence ATGGACCTTACCGACCGCCCGCGACGGCTTCGAACGGACGGAATACGGCCTCTCGTCTCGGAGACGACACTCGACGCGACGGACCTCGTCGCACCCGTCTTCGTGGACGCGACGGCCGACGAACGTGTTCCCATCGAGTCCATGCCGGGACACGAGCGCGTGCCGGTCGATGCGGCGGTCGACCGAGTTTCCGAAGTGCTCGAAACGGGCGTCGAGGCCGTCATCGTCTTCGGGATTCCCGAGTCGAAAGACGAGCAGGGTTCTCGCGCGTACGCAAGCGATGGAGTTGTGCAAGAAGCCGTTCGACGTATCACCGCCGAGACGGACGCCTACGTCATCACCGACGTCTGCCTCTGTGAGTACACCGACCACGGACACTGCGGCGTGTTGGAATCACACGCCGAAGACGACCCGACGCTCACCGTCGAGAACGAACCGACGCTGGACCTCCTGGCGAAGACCGCCGTCTCGCACGCCGAAGCCGGTGCCGACATGGTCGCCCCCTCCGCCGCGATGGACGGGATGGTCGGTGCCATCCGCGAGGGATTGGATACATCCGGCTACTCGGACATTCCAATCATGTCCTACGCCGCGAAGTACGAGAGCGCTTTCTACGGTCCCTTCCGCGATGCGGCCGACGGCGCGCCCGCCTTCGGCGACCGCAGACACTACCAGATGAACCCCGCCAACGCCCGCGAAGCCATGCGCGAGGTCACCCTCGACGTGGAGCAGGGCGCGGACGTGCTGATGGTCAAGCCCGGACTGCCGTACCTCGACATCATTCGGGACATCCGCGAAGCATACGACCATCCGGTCGCCGCCTACAACGTCTCCGGCGAGTACGCGATGCTCCACGCCGCCGCCGAGAAGGGCTGGCTCGACCTCGACGGTGTCGCCCACGAGTCGTTACTCTCGCTGAAACGCGCTGGTGCGGACCTCATTATTACGTACTTCGCCGAAAGCGTGGCGAAGCAGCTTTCGGCGGGCCGCTGA
- a CDS encoding DedA family protein produces MSSVVAELPDFLRELLVSDFAFVVLFFVFVLEGAMLLYVAPSELLVPGALILVGEAYLLPILGIAVLGATIGQFALFLLAKRGGREYLLSRSWFRIDEAKIDRFDGWFDRWGPLVVPASNAMLFTRGMLTVPAGFAEMSSRRFLVLSAAGTLVFEGALAALYLLSGQVLA; encoded by the coding sequence ATGAGTTCCGTCGTCGCCGAACTTCCGGATTTCCTCCGCGAACTCCTCGTCTCTGATTTCGCGTTTGTCGTCCTGTTTTTCGTATTCGTATTGGAGGGTGCGATGCTTCTCTACGTCGCTCCGAGCGAGTTGCTCGTTCCCGGGGCGTTGATTCTCGTCGGCGAGGCGTACCTCCTTCCGATTCTCGGCATCGCCGTCCTTGGTGCTACTATCGGGCAGTTCGCACTGTTCCTTCTCGCAAAACGAGGCGGGCGCGAGTATCTCCTCTCGCGGTCGTGGTTCCGCATCGACGAGGCCAAAATCGACCGGTTCGACGGCTGGTTCGACCGATGGGGACCACTCGTCGTTCCGGCGAGCAACGCGATGTTGTTCACACGCGGGATGCTCACGGTGCCCGCGGGATTCGCCGAGATGTCGTCGCGGCGGTTTCTCGTGTTGTCGGCGGCGGGAACGCTCGTGTTTGAGGGCGCGCTCGCGGCGCTCTATCTTCTCAGCGGGCAAGTCCTGGCATAA
- a CDS encoding DUF6757 family protein — MQCHYCDREAAYAAEKDHIKVGLCERHFRKRVEELAESEELAALKEKLDINRTK; from the coding sequence ATGCAGTGTCACTACTGCGACCGTGAGGCCGCATACGCCGCCGAGAAAGACCACATCAAGGTCGGTCTCTGCGAGCGACACTTCCGCAAGCGGGTCGAGGAACTTGCCGAGTCTGAAGAACTCGCCGCCCTGAAAGAGAAGCTTGACATTAACCGAACGAAGTGA
- a CDS encoding PHP domain-containing protein, whose translation MNDDPPVADLHLHTTASDGLLTINTLPDAALAGGVDVVAVTDHDRYHPELHAPVIERGGVTIIHGIELRVDAGDRRVDLLGYGVQKRPALTAEVERLQANRIERARKIVEYVEETTGVDLDLDLHEGIGRPHIAHAIEASDAPYDYQGAFDELIGADGPCFVARDLPSFDEGVKILRDACSVVGLAHPFRYRDPATALELCADLDAVERYYPYGYEVDTGLVDDAIEEYDLLATGGSDAHDETLGRAGPPESEFARFAAAVDGL comes from the coding sequence ATGAACGACGACCCGCCAGTCGCGGACCTGCACCTCCATACGACCGCCTCTGACGGGCTGCTCACCATCAATACGCTCCCAGATGCGGCTCTCGCGGGTGGTGTTGATGTGGTCGCTGTAACAGACCACGACCGCTACCACCCGGAACTCCATGCGCCGGTCATCGAGCGCGGCGGGGTGACAATCATCCACGGCATCGAGCTACGGGTCGACGCGGGCGACCGTCGAGTCGACCTACTCGGCTACGGCGTACAGAAGCGCCCGGCACTCACCGCCGAGGTCGAACGACTCCAAGCGAATCGTATCGAGCGCGCGCGGAAAATCGTCGAATACGTCGAGGAGACGACCGGCGTCGACCTCGATTTGGACCTCCACGAGGGCATCGGTCGACCCCATATCGCCCACGCAATCGAAGCCAGCGACGCACCGTACGACTATCAGGGAGCGTTCGACGAACTCATCGGCGCGGACGGACCGTGTTTCGTCGCGCGCGACCTCCCGTCGTTCGACGAGGGCGTGAAAATTCTCCGCGATGCGTGTTCAGTGGTCGGTCTCGCACACCCGTTCCGCTATCGCGACCCGGCCACCGCGCTCGAACTGTGTGCCGACCTCGACGCTGTCGAGCGATACTATCCGTACGGATACGAAGTCGACACGGGTCTCGTCGACGATGCAATCGAGGAGTACGACCTCCTCGCGACCGGCGGGAGCGACGCCCACGACGAGACGCTCGGTCGTGCCGGACCGCCCGAATCCGAGTTCGCTCGGTTTGCCGCCGCGGTAGACGGACTCTAA
- a CDS encoding DUF5789 family protein: protein MRLNGLGDAIERHEYPTSSTDFAQHYGDEVIELQNGQETVAEILARLGEETYTCPQDVRDALFTGVGHEAIGRRYYSDRDPSPFGEDGPQMLSF, encoded by the coding sequence ATGCGCCTGAACGGACTCGGCGACGCCATCGAACGCCACGAATACCCGACTAGCTCGACCGACTTCGCCCAACACTACGGCGACGAAGTAATCGAGCTACAGAACGGTCAGGAGACTGTCGCAGAAATTCTGGCCCGCCTCGGGGAAGAGACGTACACCTGTCCGCAGGATGTTCGTGATGCCCTCTTTACCGGCGTCGGCCACGAGGCAATCGGTCGCCGGTACTACAGCGACCGCGACCCATCCCCGTTCGGCGAGGACGGGCCGCAGATGCTCTCCTTCTAA
- a CDS encoding DUF5784 family protein → MARPLRFRYAPGHWDEARIARDIFQSLDANLGAEMGAPWYTPPEGYEARRFDMDNGDTALFAWTDDHAYWIGNTETPSALWRTDKEGFDEAPFEISRWAQRELISELFDESPWLKPYPHLSWFFLPVFLSKDGRETTRAFFHDHSAGLPDTTRDEALAFYESFFATGVLDEYREVMAGKLGTSEYFDPIRMAAAMGEFDVAYLLTEAGYDITPEIEVATGHSIDFRAENTKAGGALIEVTRPLPPNRRSVSNPVAAIRDTAQTKTNGQGQLAEHGGGVTLFVDCSSFPDDDWAAIMGEQPDVRHRPAVVFRLRPSGHVEGYSKGSVPVDLPWLS, encoded by the coding sequence GTGGCACGCCCGCTCCGATTTCGTTACGCCCCCGGTCACTGGGACGAAGCACGGATAGCCCGTGATATATTCCAGTCGCTCGACGCCAATCTCGGTGCTGAGATGGGTGCACCGTGGTACACACCCCCCGAAGGGTACGAAGCCCGACGGTTCGACATGGACAACGGTGACACCGCACTTTTCGCGTGGACCGACGACCACGCCTACTGGATTGGCAACACAGAGACACCGAGTGCACTGTGGCGAACCGACAAAGAGGGATTCGACGAGGCACCATTCGAGATTTCCCGGTGGGCACAACGCGAACTCATCTCCGAACTGTTCGACGAGTCGCCGTGGCTGAAGCCCTATCCGCACCTCTCGTGGTTCTTCCTGCCGGTCTTCCTCTCTAAAGACGGACGAGAGACGACGCGCGCGTTCTTCCACGACCACTCGGCGGGTCTCCCGGATACGACCCGCGACGAGGCACTGGCGTTCTACGAGTCGTTCTTCGCGACGGGTGTCCTCGACGAATACCGCGAAGTGATGGCCGGAAAACTCGGTACGTCGGAGTACTTCGACCCGATACGGATGGCCGCCGCGATGGGCGAGTTCGACGTGGCGTACCTTCTCACCGAAGCCGGCTACGACATCACGCCGGAGATCGAGGTGGCGACGGGCCACTCCATCGACTTCCGCGCCGAGAACACGAAAGCGGGCGGCGCGCTCATCGAAGTGACGCGCCCACTCCCGCCGAACCGACGCTCAGTGAGTAATCCGGTGGCTGCAATTCGAGACACGGCTCAGACGAAGACCAACGGTCAAGGACAACTCGCCGAACACGGTGGCGGCGTGACGCTCTTCGTCGATTGCTCGTCGTTCCCCGACGACGACTGGGCCGCGATTATGGGCGAACAACCGGACGTGCGACACCGCCCGGCGGTCGTCTTCCGACTCCGACCATCCGGCCACGTCGAAGGCTACTCGAAAGGTTCGGTCCCCGTGGACCTGCCGTGGCTCTCCTAA
- a CDS encoding DUF5786 family protein, which translates to MSMGAYDEAEHERRERMTSQVEPGTDDDRKTYRGTVEYDSGDSTDALLEQFKQMKADD; encoded by the coding sequence ATGTCAATGGGTGCCTATGACGAAGCCGAACACGAACGCCGCGAGCGCATGACGAGTCAGGTCGAACCCGGCACCGACGACGACCGGAAGACCTACCGCGGCACTGTCGAGTACGACTCCGGCGACTCGACCGACGCGCTTCTCGAACAGTTCAAACAGATGAAGGCAGACGACTAA
- a CDS encoding DUF7530 family protein, which yields MNDTTEYGETWVYESIVGALPGVNIGERGAIVLQIAVFEVGVLFFAWVYDLWTAAVAGTAAIVVAAVGSVVMLRMGEQTRAAAVPVPYRRLLFGSSIEVVLGVLAFVALVTHLFVFDPQQTETPLLTVLFGAEPPVIVVYLTLLVLWDLCYRIGTSWWAAVVNLWGAVRYRFDEPTARSVKRVNYLNVGFGVAQVLLVPFVLDQPVLLVAVGGHVVAVTVVSVAAALLTRT from the coding sequence GTGAACGACACCACCGAGTACGGCGAGACGTGGGTCTACGAGAGTATCGTCGGCGCGCTCCCGGGCGTGAACATCGGAGAGAGGGGAGCGATTGTCCTTCAAATCGCCGTGTTCGAGGTTGGGGTTCTCTTTTTCGCGTGGGTGTACGACCTGTGGACCGCGGCGGTCGCCGGGACGGCGGCAATCGTCGTCGCCGCCGTCGGCAGCGTCGTGATGCTCCGCATGGGCGAACAGACCCGTGCTGCAGCAGTTCCCGTCCCGTACCGTCGCCTTCTCTTCGGGTCGAGCATCGAGGTTGTGCTGGGCGTGCTCGCGTTCGTCGCGCTCGTGACGCATCTGTTCGTGTTCGACCCGCAGCAGACAGAGACACCGCTTTTGACGGTTCTCTTCGGGGCTGAGCCGCCCGTCATCGTCGTCTACCTGACGCTCCTCGTACTGTGGGACCTCTGTTACCGTATCGGCACGTCCTGGTGGGCTGCCGTCGTCAACCTCTGGGGAGCAGTCCGCTACCGGTTCGACGAACCGACCGCCCGGTCGGTCAAACGAGTAAACTATCTCAACGTCGGATTCGGCGTCGCGCAGGTGCTTTTAGTTCCGTTCGTACTGGACCAACCGGTCCTCCTCGTCGCGGTCGGCGGTCACGTCGTGGCAGTGACTGTCGTCTCCGTGGCTGCCGCGTTGCTGACGAGAACGTAG